One window of the Rhizorhabdus dicambivorans genome contains the following:
- a CDS encoding HXXEE domain-containing protein — MTISFYRLIWLLPVAFALHLVEEYCTGYPAYAAAVTGHPMALPMFLGPNILFVAIMALLTWWAAKTRKPAAMFWLLAWAAGNQFWNFVYHLIAVPAHDRHSPGLITGALIYLPLSLAIWQAALAERQIGCKALAGAIAIGGAFMALVAAVGIYHVGGV, encoded by the coding sequence ATGACGATATCCTTCTACCGCCTGATCTGGCTGCTGCCGGTCGCCTTCGCGCTGCACCTGGTCGAGGAATATTGCACCGGCTATCCCGCCTATGCCGCGGCGGTGACCGGCCATCCGATGGCGCTGCCGATGTTTCTTGGCCCCAACATCCTGTTCGTCGCGATCATGGCGCTGCTGACATGGTGGGCGGCTAAGACGCGCAAGCCGGCGGCGATGTTCTGGTTGCTCGCCTGGGCGGCGGGGAACCAGTTCTGGAACTTCGTCTATCATCTGATCGCGGTGCCCGCGCATGACCGCCATTCGCCCGGGCTGATCACCGGCGCGCTGATCTATCTGCCGCTGTCGCTCGCGATCTGGCAGGCGGCGCTCGCCGAACGGCAGATCGGCTGCAAGGCGCTGGCGGGCGCGATCGCGATCGGCGGCGCCTTCATGGCGCTGGTCGCGGCGGTCGGCATCTATCATGTCGGTGGCGTCTGA
- a CDS encoding DUF2171 domain-containing protein — protein sequence MADLSNIKEHAEVIGADGVHVGTVDHVVGNRIKLTKKDSGQGEHKGHHHYISGGLVAGVEDGVVRLSANADVAVTFEEEEAG from the coding sequence ATGGCCGATCTCAGCAACATCAAGGAACATGCCGAAGTCATCGGCGCCGATGGCGTCCATGTCGGAACCGTCGATCATGTCGTCGGCAACCGCATCAAGCTGACGAAGAAGGACAGCGGCCAGGGCGAGCATAAGGGCCATCATCATTATATCTCCGGCGGCCTGGTCGCCGGGGTCGAGGATGGCGTGGTGCGGCTCAGCGCCAATGCCGATGTGGCGGTAACCTTCGAGGAAGAGGAGGCCGGCTAA
- the arfB gene encoding alternative ribosome rescue aminoacyl-tRNA hydrolase ArfB, whose protein sequence is MPLIPVTRSIAIDSDEIEENFTRSGGAGGQHVNTTDSAVLLRFDVRNSPNLPEAVKIRLEALAGSRLTRDGVLILRSEGARSQALNRQEIRERLFDLIREATFVPKKRKPTKPSKAAKARRMDGKAKRSAVKSLRGRNFD, encoded by the coding sequence ATGCCGCTCATTCCCGTCACCCGCTCGATCGCGATCGACAGCGATGAGATCGAGGAAAATTTTACCCGGTCCGGCGGGGCCGGCGGCCAGCATGTCAACACCACCGACAGCGCGGTGCTGCTGCGCTTCGACGTGCGCAACTCGCCCAACCTGCCCGAGGCGGTGAAGATCAGGCTCGAAGCGCTGGCGGGAAGCCGGCTGACGCGCGATGGCGTCCTAATCCTGCGCAGCGAGGGCGCGCGTTCGCAGGCGCTCAACCGCCAGGAGATCCGCGAGCGGCTGTTCGACCTGATCCGCGAGGCGACCTTTGTACCGAAGAAGCGCAAGCCCACCAAGCCGTCCAAGGCCGCCAAGGCGCGGCGGATGGACGGCAAGGCGAAGCGCTCGGCCGTCAAAAGCCTGCGCGGCAGGAATTTCGATTAG